The Gracilibacillus caseinilyticus genome segment TTCGTTATACCAATCTTTGGATCTGAAAGTGTTCCATCCAAATCGAATAAGATGACTTTATAATTATTCATATAGATTCACTCCAATTCTTACCGGTGATTTTTAATTCGATACCAATATTTATATGTCTCTTTAAATCCTAACTTCGCGTATAGATTCCGTGCTGGTGTATTATCAGAAATGACTTGAAGATATGCTTGGTCCGCTCCATTATCTTTCCCCCATTGTAATAGGGTTAGCATCAGTTGTTGGCCGTGCCCCTTGTTTCTGAATTCAGGATTCGTGACAATATCAAACAATCCCAAATATTGATCCTCAAGAACTGCCATACCACATGCTAACGTTTCCTGATTTTCGCTTACTAATCTTACAAAACATACATCTGCCAAGATATTTTCTAGTATTGTTCTTAAAGTTGGCTGGTCTTGCTCTTTCACGTTATTTAGCAGACAACATTTTGTATACCAATCATCACTTAGACGCCTGGATATAATTGAATTGGCTGATCGTGAAACATTTATATCATCAAGTGAAAGTAACTGTACACTGGTTAATCCAGCAAAAGTATAACCTTTGTCAGATAGAGTTTTATCTAAATCAACAGGATGTACATATGAAGTAAGCTTAAACACGACATCCAGGTTTTCCTTGCGATATATTTGTTCTACTCTATTTAATTTCTTTTCTATTTTCACAATTGAAAAATAAATTGGGTTGATTGAGTTTGCTCTTTTTGCATAGCCATTGGAAAAACGTAGAATCCACCCATCAAATAGAACGGTCTGTAATGATGGTAAAGCATTCATTGATAATTCCTCGATCTTTTGTATACATGCATTTTGATCCATTTTATTGTCATTCCTTAGTTATTTTTTAATTTACGAGATTCCTGATACCATTTCCTAAGCTGATTAATATGTGCTTGATGATAGCGGTTATGGTCCGCCATATGCCATAAACCCCAGCGGATTGTGGCTGTTTTTTCATTTTGATGTCCAAAACTGACTTTTCTTTTTAAGTCAGCATCAGTTAATTGCAGACAAACCTCTCTTAATGATTGTAATACCTCATCATATTCTGACATCAGTTTTTGCAAAGACTGTCCCTTGATCATCGGAAGCTTCTTCTCCTTATCAAGCATTGGCCCATATTTTTCTTTTAAATCTTTTGGTATCGGCTCATCTTTTAATCTGTAAACCCAGTTAAGATCCACGTATGAGATATGCTTGATTAATTGGGCAGTACTGTTAGCTTTATGTTTTGGCCCTTTATAGTCAATTTCTGTCTGAGACATACCGTCTGTTATGAATTTCAGTCGTTCACTATTTTCTTTTACTGCTGCATATAACATGCTTACAATTGGTGACATCTTTTCACTTGTGTGTAAATCATTTATCATTTTAATCTCCCTTAAAAGAAAGCACCTTCACTTTCATCTAATTTTATTTCAATAAAAAATTATTTGCTATTAATATTAAAATTATCACGTAGTATTTCATAACCATTCTCATTAAGCCTTTCTCCGTAA includes the following:
- a CDS encoding GNAT family N-acetyltransferase gives rise to the protein MDQNACIQKIEELSMNALPSLQTVLFDGWILRFSNGYAKRANSINPIYFSIVKIEKKLNRVEQIYRKENLDVVFKLTSYVHPVDLDKTLSDKGYTFAGLTSVQLLSLDDINVSRSANSIISRRLSDDWYTKCCLLNNVKEQDQPTLRTILENILADVCFVRLVSENQETLACGMAVLEDQYLGLFDIVTNPEFRNKGHGQQLMLTLLQWGKDNGADQAYLQVISDNTPARNLYAKLGFKETYKYWYRIKNHR
- a CDS encoding DinB family protein, which produces MINDLHTSEKMSPIVSMLYAAVKENSERLKFITDGMSQTEIDYKGPKHKANSTAQLIKHISYVDLNWVYRLKDEPIPKDLKEKYGPMLDKEKKLPMIKGQSLQKLMSEYDEVLQSLREVCLQLTDADLKRKVSFGHQNEKTATIRWGLWHMADHNRYHQAHINQLRKWYQESRKLKNN